In Moorella sp. Hama-1, a single genomic region encodes these proteins:
- a CDS encoding two-component system sensor histidine kinase NtrB — protein sequence MIYSFPEEDRDYLTEKLAIIGELAAGMAHEIRNPLTSIRGFLQLLQSKYDPQAAEQEYFDIMLDELDRINNIIKEFLSLSKPAPPQLQIVSFDQLVAEALLLAEQEAIMHEVKLEQHLAPDLPLLCLDPAQIKQVILNLIFNALQAAGPGGKVTVTTYLDEENREIVTTIADTGPGIPPEQLQLIFEPFYTTKENGTGLGLTLSNRIIAGHGGRIKVKSKVGEGSCFSIHLPVS from the coding sequence ATGATTTATTCCTTTCCCGAGGAAGACCGGGATTATCTGACCGAAAAACTGGCCATTATCGGCGAACTGGCCGCCGGTATGGCCCACGAAATCCGTAATCCCCTGACTTCTATCCGGGGATTTCTCCAGTTACTCCAGAGCAAGTACGACCCCCAGGCAGCCGAACAGGAATACTTTGACATCATGTTAGACGAACTCGATCGTATTAATAATATTATTAAGGAGTTCCTTTCCTTGTCGAAACCAGCCCCGCCCCAGCTGCAAATTGTCTCCTTCGACCAGCTGGTGGCCGAGGCTTTACTCCTGGCCGAGCAGGAGGCCATTATGCATGAAGTGAAGCTGGAACAGCACCTGGCCCCCGACTTACCCCTGCTGTGCCTTGATCCCGCCCAGATCAAGCAGGTCATCCTGAACCTTATCTTCAACGCCCTCCAGGCCGCCGGGCCAGGGGGTAAAGTAACTGTCACTACCTACCTGGACGAGGAGAACCGGGAGATAGTGACTACCATCGCCGATACCGGTCCCGGCATCCCCCCGGAACAGCTCCAGCTAATTTTTGAACCCTTTTATACCACCAAGGAAAACGGTACCGGGCTGGGCCTGACTTTGAGTAACCGTATCATCGCCGGCCATGGTGGTAGAATAAAGGTTAAAAGTAAAGTGGGGGAGGGGAGTTGCTTCAGCATTCATTTGCCTGTATCTTAA
- a CDS encoding UPF0182 family membrane protein → MKYYNRLRLYLLVILLGVLLVAYLGSHFLADWYWFATIGYRQVLITRLLSDLGLRLGVTIFFFLFFFLNLLFTRRGLNLTTPADRESWTFKEYLVNRFITGRRLGILYLLLSLLGALIFSPLAAGKWLAVREYLQATPFGIADPLFGRDISFYIFTMPFYHFLYTLLITAVVGAALVTGCFYLIFNPRELLGLRRGHFSRPLVHFSTLVALFFLIQAWGFRLQALDLVRSPRGVAFGASYTDIHALLPGYNILAGVAVACGLIIILNAFRRNLKLVSTGVITFVLAYALLVVVIPLALQKFRVEPNEFAREEPYLRYNIDFTRRAYGLDKITTREYPAQDNLTPANLQEEAVTLDNIRLWDYRPLQQTYSQLQEIRPYYSFKDIDVDRYTIGGQERQVMLAARELDQNKLPDRARTWINEKMRYTHGYGLAMNPANSVTPSGQPEFIAGDLPLRSSAGLQVKEPRIYFGELTGDYVLTGGTAAEFDYSSTSEDNFIETRYQGQGGVAINNPWRRLVFAFRFHDYRLLMSGELTPQSKILFYRNIQERARKIMPYLQYDSDPYLVVAGGRLFWIQDAYTLTNMYPYSEPTRDGFNYIRNAVKVVIDAYNGSVDYYIVDPQDPLIQTLNKVFPGVFKPLAAMPPELQQHLRYPPYLLTIQARMLTNYHMENPMLFYNKEDAWNIAEEMVGDKRQAIEPYYNIMRLPGEKQAEYTLMLPFTPANKVNMIAWLVARNDGPHYGQLLLYQFPKNRAIYGPMQIEARIDQEPAISQQLTLWDQHGSQVIRGNLLVIPIKGALLYIEPIFLQAQESKLPELRQVVVAYGEKIVMAPTLNDALKAIFGAPAPATQQQAPAPAGAAATGNLSGLIKEANRLYTEAQDRLKQGDWAGYGESLKKLGQVLHDLGQNLPE, encoded by the coding sequence ATGAAATATTACAACCGTTTACGGCTATACCTTTTAGTTATCCTCCTTGGCGTCCTGCTTGTGGCTTACCTGGGCTCCCACTTCCTGGCCGACTGGTACTGGTTTGCCACCATAGGCTATCGCCAGGTCTTAATTACCCGATTGCTATCGGACCTGGGACTGCGGCTGGGAGTAACTATCTTTTTCTTCCTTTTCTTTTTCCTGAATCTCCTTTTTACCCGCCGGGGCCTCAATTTAACAACCCCTGCCGACAGGGAGAGCTGGACCTTCAAAGAATACCTGGTCAACCGCTTTATTACCGGCCGGCGCCTGGGTATCCTGTACCTGTTGCTGAGCCTCCTCGGAGCTCTGATTTTCAGCCCCCTGGCAGCCGGTAAATGGCTGGCGGTCCGGGAGTACCTGCAGGCAACTCCCTTTGGTATTGCCGATCCCCTCTTCGGGCGGGATATCAGCTTTTATATCTTCACCATGCCTTTTTATCACTTTCTCTATACCTTGTTGATTACGGCAGTAGTCGGGGCGGCCCTGGTTACCGGTTGCTTCTACCTGATTTTTAACCCCCGGGAACTCCTGGGCCTGCGGCGGGGCCATTTTTCCCGGCCCCTGGTCCACTTTTCCACCCTGGTAGCCTTGTTTTTCCTGATTCAGGCCTGGGGGTTCCGCCTGCAGGCCCTGGACCTGGTCCGTTCCCCCCGGGGGGTGGCCTTTGGTGCCAGTTATACCGACATCCACGCCCTACTGCCCGGCTATAATATCCTGGCCGGGGTAGCCGTGGCCTGCGGCTTGATTATTATCCTCAACGCCTTCCGGCGCAACCTGAAACTGGTTAGCACCGGGGTCATAACCTTTGTCCTGGCCTACGCCCTGCTGGTAGTAGTTATTCCCCTGGCACTCCAGAAGTTCCGGGTTGAACCTAATGAGTTTGCCCGGGAAGAACCCTACCTGCGCTACAATATTGACTTCACCCGCCGAGCCTACGGCCTGGACAAGATTACAACCAGGGAATACCCGGCTCAGGATAACCTCACCCCGGCCAACCTCCAGGAAGAAGCCGTCACCTTGGATAATATCCGTCTCTGGGACTACCGCCCCCTGCAGCAAACCTACAGCCAGCTCCAGGAGATCCGCCCCTACTATAGCTTTAAAGATATCGATGTCGACCGCTATACCATCGGTGGCCAGGAACGCCAGGTCATGCTCGCGGCCCGGGAACTGGATCAAAACAAACTGCCCGACCGGGCCCGGACCTGGATAAATGAGAAAATGCGTTATACCCATGGTTACGGCCTGGCCATGAACCCGGCCAACAGCGTCACCCCCAGTGGCCAGCCGGAGTTTATCGCCGGCGATCTGCCTTTACGCAGTAGCGCCGGTCTCCAGGTCAAGGAACCGCGGATATACTTTGGTGAACTGACCGGCGATTATGTCCTTACCGGCGGTACGGCGGCCGAATTCGACTATTCCTCTACCAGTGAAGACAATTTTATCGAAACCCGGTACCAGGGCCAGGGAGGAGTAGCTATTAACAACCCCTGGCGGCGGCTGGTCTTCGCCTTTCGCTTTCATGATTACCGGTTGTTGATGAGCGGTGAACTAACTCCCCAGAGCAAGATCCTATTTTATCGCAATATCCAGGAGCGGGCTCGCAAGATTATGCCTTACTTGCAGTATGATAGTGATCCCTACCTGGTAGTTGCCGGCGGCCGTCTCTTCTGGATCCAGGATGCCTATACCCTGACTAACATGTACCCCTACTCCGAGCCCACCCGGGATGGCTTCAATTATATCCGCAATGCCGTCAAGGTGGTTATCGATGCTTACAATGGTAGTGTCGATTACTACATTGTTGACCCCCAGGATCCCTTGATCCAGACCCTGAATAAGGTCTTCCCCGGGGTCTTTAAACCCCTGGCAGCCATGCCGCCGGAACTACAGCAGCACCTGCGCTATCCCCCGTATCTTTTGACTATCCAGGCGCGGATGTTAACCAATTACCATATGGAAAACCCCATGCTCTTTTACAACAAAGAGGATGCCTGGAATATAGCGGAGGAAATGGTTGGTGATAAGCGCCAGGCCATAGAGCCCTACTACAATATAATGCGCTTGCCGGGGGAGAAGCAGGCGGAATACACTTTAATGCTCCCCTTTACGCCGGCCAATAAGGTGAATATGATTGCCTGGCTGGTGGCCCGCAATGATGGTCCCCACTACGGCCAGTTGCTTCTTTACCAGTTCCCCAAAAATAGGGCTATTTATGGTCCCATGCAGATCGAGGCGCGGATTGATCAGGAACCAGCTATTTCCCAGCAGTTGACCCTTTGGGACCAGCACGGTTCCCAGGTGATCCGGGGTAACCTCCTGGTGATCCCCATCAAGGGTGCCCTCCTCTATATTGAACCCATCTTCCTCCAGGCCCAGGAAAGCAAGCTACCGGAACTCCGCCAGGTAGTCGTCGCTTACGGGGAAAAAATTGTCATGGCCCCTACCCTGAACGACGCCCTGAAGGCCATCTTCGGTGCCCCGGCACCGGCGACCCAGCAACAGGCTCCGGCCCCGGCCGGGGCGGCTGCCACCGGCAACCTGTCCGGGCTTATTAAAGAGGCCAATCGTCTCTATACCGAGGCCCAGGATAGGTTAAAACAGGGCGACTGGGCCGGGTACGGCGAAAGCCTGAAGAAGCTAGGGCAGGTCCTGCACGACCTGGGACAAAATCTACCCGAATAA
- a CDS encoding D-alanine--D-alanine ligase, which translates to MKIAVLMGGPSSEREISLKSGAAVAAALAGLGHQVKEIDLDREVVARLKDFVPDVIFNALHGKPGEDGSVQGLLEVLGIPYTGSRVLASAITMDKIMTKRLLRQAGIPTPAFRSWTADQYAASGAEIRAAILKDPGLPLVIKAPTQGSTIGTFIVREEKELEPAITGALQYDPSFMAEAFLAGPEITAAVLGNREPQVLPLIEIVSHTGFYDYTAKYTPGLSDHLIPPRLPAGVIQKATSLAGQTYTLLGCRGFARVDFIVAGGQEPQVIEVNSVPGMTATSLVPDAARAAGMDFPALVQRIVELALEP; encoded by the coding sequence ATGAAAATTGCCGTCCTGATGGGTGGACCGTCTTCCGAAAGGGAGATTTCCTTAAAGAGCGGTGCTGCTGTGGCTGCAGCCCTGGCTGGTCTGGGGCACCAGGTAAAGGAGATCGACCTGGACCGGGAGGTGGTCGCCAGGTTGAAGGATTTTGTCCCCGATGTAATCTTTAATGCCCTCCACGGCAAACCTGGGGAGGATGGTTCCGTCCAGGGTTTACTGGAGGTTTTAGGTATCCCCTATACCGGCAGCCGGGTCCTGGCCAGCGCCATTACCATGGATAAAATCATGACCAAAAGGCTTCTCCGCCAGGCCGGCATTCCCACGCCCGCCTTCAGAAGCTGGACTGCCGACCAGTATGCCGCCAGCGGCGCGGAAATCAGAGCCGCCATTCTGAAAGACCCGGGCCTACCGTTAGTCATTAAGGCGCCGACCCAGGGTTCTACCATCGGCACCTTTATTGTCCGGGAGGAAAAAGAACTGGAACCGGCCATAACCGGGGCGCTGCAATACGACCCCTCTTTCATGGCCGAGGCCTTCCTGGCCGGACCGGAGATTACCGCCGCCGTCCTGGGCAACCGGGAACCACAGGTCCTGCCCCTGATTGAAATCGTCTCCCACACCGGTTTCTATGATTATACTGCCAAATACACCCCTGGCCTGAGTGATCACCTGATCCCGCCCCGGTTGCCGGCTGGCGTTATCCAGAAAGCTACCTCCCTGGCCGGCCAGACCTATACCCTCCTGGGTTGCCGCGGCTTTGCCCGGGTCGACTTTATTGTCGCCGGGGGACAGGAGCCCCAGGTAATCGAAGTCAACAGCGTCCCCGGGATGACGGCCACCAGCCTGGTACCTGACGCCGCCCGGGCCGCGGGGATGGATTTCCCGGCCCTGGTCCAAAGGATAGTAGAGCTGGCCCTGGAACCTTAA
- a CDS encoding PHP domain-containing protein encodes MVYADLHIHTLASDGSTPPAETLEQAKRIGLKALSLTDHESVAGYCQVYKYARELNLELLPGLEMVTSIGGQEIHLLGYGFDPFAPALIAALETICQERELISRRIIQRLQSLGFNISWEQVRALIPPGGVMGKNHLLQVLRHNGYIAGQEEAVEFLRRYLAPGGLAYIPYEGNPLPRAIELIHNTGGIAVLAHPGLIRDTRLLAAALEKGIDGLEVFYYYLGSNRREFIQYFYHLARERHLLMTGGTDFHGLYAPVKMGAAGITAGMLARLKNHLTNVFTEEAPI; translated from the coding sequence TTGGTCTATGCCGATCTTCATATTCATACCCTGGCCTCGGATGGTAGCACGCCGCCGGCAGAAACCCTGGAACAGGCTAAACGGATAGGCCTCAAAGCCCTCAGTCTAACCGATCATGAAAGTGTAGCCGGTTACTGTCAGGTATATAAATACGCCCGGGAACTCAACCTGGAACTCCTGCCCGGCCTGGAAATGGTAACAAGTATCGGCGGCCAGGAAATCCATCTCCTGGGGTACGGTTTTGATCCCTTTGCTCCGGCCCTGATAGCAGCCCTGGAGACCATCTGCCAGGAACGGGAATTAATATCCCGCCGGATCATCCAGCGCCTGCAAAGTCTGGGTTTTAATATCAGCTGGGAACAGGTGCGGGCCCTTATTCCCCCCGGGGGGGTAATGGGGAAAAACCATCTCCTCCAGGTCCTGCGCCATAACGGCTATATCGCCGGTCAGGAAGAAGCCGTTGAGTTTCTCCGGCGCTACCTGGCCCCCGGAGGACTGGCCTATATTCCCTATGAAGGTAACCCCTTGCCCCGGGCTATTGAACTCATCCATAATACCGGCGGTATAGCTGTTCTAGCCCATCCGGGCCTCATCAGGGATACCCGGCTGCTGGCGGCCGCCCTGGAAAAGGGCATTGACGGCCTGGAGGTCTTCTATTATTATCTAGGGAGTAACCGTAGGGAATTCATCCAGTATTTCTACCACCTGGCCAGGGAAAGGCACCTCCTGATGACCGGGGGTACTGATTTTCACGGCCTTTATGCCCCGGTAAAGATGGGGGCCGCCGGCATCACGGCCGGTATGCTGGCCAGGTTAAAAAACCATTTAACAAATGTATTCACCGAGGAGGCTCCAATCTGA
- the fusA gene encoding elongation factor G: MKVYPSSSIRNVAIAAHGGAGKTSLTEALLYNAGATKRLGRVDEGNTVTDYLPEEIKRKVTTNSSLAVAEWEDHKINLLDTPGYSDFFGDVIGALRVVDSLLVVVSAVAGVEVQTEVVWEEADKRQLPRIAYVNKMDRENANFHKAVDSMREQLSGHIVPVQLPMGAAESFAGVIDLLSQKAFTYDNGNEKEGPVPAEYADEVASLREALVEAAAEGDDDLLMKYLDGEELSAAEIRAGLKKAVAAGKVIPVLCGSALRNMAVRPVLDYIINYLPSPVDTAGKDVAALAQEKLAALVFKTIADPYVGKLSMFRVYSGILKSDSTVYNVNRESEEKIGQLFSLQGKNQLPVTEMQPGDIGSIAKLQVTTTGDTLTSKAAPVRLEGIDFPEPTLPVAIKPKSKGDEDKLSNALARLLEEDPTLRLSKNTETRETILTGMGESHLDITLERLQRKFGVEVEMSTPTVPYRETIRAAVNHIEGKHKKQTGGHGQYGHVFIDMAPLPEQDFEFTESIFGGAVPRQYIPAVEKGIREAMQEGILAGYPVTNIKVNLADGSYHPVDSSEMAFKVAASLAFRKAVEQAKPVLLEPIMNVEITVPEQFMGDIMGDLNSRRGRILGMEPQGKNQVIRAQVPLAEMYRYAIDLKSITQARGHFKMDFAQYEEVPASIAEKIIQQARAKKEA; this comes from the coding sequence ATGAAGGTTTACCCCAGTAGCAGTATCCGTAACGTAGCTATTGCCGCCCACGGCGGTGCCGGCAAGACCAGTCTTACCGAGGCCCTGCTGTATAATGCCGGAGCTACCAAGCGCCTGGGACGCGTCGATGAGGGCAATACAGTAACCGACTACCTTCCCGAAGAGATTAAACGCAAGGTGACGACCAATTCCTCCCTGGCCGTAGCCGAGTGGGAGGATCATAAGATAAACCTGCTGGATACCCCCGGTTACAGTGACTTCTTTGGCGATGTGATAGGTGCTTTACGAGTAGTAGATAGTTTGCTGGTGGTAGTAAGCGCCGTGGCCGGGGTCGAGGTCCAGACGGAAGTGGTCTGGGAAGAGGCCGATAAGCGCCAACTGCCCCGGATTGCTTATGTAAATAAGATGGACCGGGAGAATGCCAATTTCCACAAAGCCGTGGATTCCATGCGGGAGCAGCTGAGCGGGCATATCGTTCCCGTGCAGTTACCCATGGGAGCAGCGGAAAGCTTTGCCGGCGTTATTGATCTCCTCAGCCAGAAGGCCTTTACCTATGATAATGGTAATGAAAAGGAGGGGCCAGTCCCGGCAGAGTATGCCGACGAGGTGGCCAGCCTGCGGGAAGCCCTGGTGGAAGCCGCCGCCGAGGGCGATGATGATCTGTTAATGAAATACCTGGACGGCGAAGAGCTCAGCGCTGCCGAAATCCGCGCCGGCCTGAAAAAAGCCGTGGCTGCCGGCAAGGTCATCCCCGTGCTCTGTGGTTCAGCCCTGAGGAATATGGCCGTCCGGCCTGTTCTGGACTATATTATTAATTACCTGCCTTCACCCGTGGATACAGCCGGCAAAGACGTCGCCGCCCTGGCGCAGGAGAAACTGGCGGCCCTGGTATTTAAAACCATCGCCGATCCCTATGTCGGCAAATTAAGTATGTTCCGGGTATATAGCGGCATTCTGAAATCCGACTCCACAGTTTACAACGTTAACCGGGAAAGCGAAGAAAAAATCGGCCAGCTCTTTTCCCTCCAGGGGAAAAACCAGCTGCCGGTGACGGAGATGCAACCAGGGGACATCGGCTCCATAGCCAAACTCCAGGTTACCACCACCGGCGACACCCTTACCAGCAAAGCCGCCCCGGTACGCCTGGAGGGCATCGATTTTCCGGAGCCTACCCTGCCGGTTGCTATCAAACCGAAGAGCAAGGGTGATGAGGATAAACTCAGCAATGCCCTGGCACGATTGCTGGAGGAAGACCCGACCCTCCGCTTGAGCAAGAATACCGAGACCAGGGAAACCATCCTTACTGGGATGGGTGAATCCCACCTGGATATTACCCTGGAACGGCTGCAGCGGAAATTCGGCGTCGAAGTCGAAATGAGCACCCCCACCGTGCCTTACCGGGAAACTATCCGTGCTGCCGTCAATCATATTGAAGGTAAGCATAAAAAACAAACCGGGGGTCACGGCCAGTACGGCCATGTCTTTATTGACATGGCACCCTTGCCAGAGCAGGACTTTGAGTTCACCGAGAGTATCTTCGGCGGGGCCGTACCGCGCCAGTATATCCCGGCAGTAGAAAAGGGCATCAGGGAAGCCATGCAGGAGGGTATCCTGGCTGGCTACCCGGTAACCAATATCAAGGTTAACCTGGCCGACGGTTCCTACCACCCGGTAGACTCCTCGGAAATGGCCTTCAAGGTTGCCGCGAGCCTGGCTTTTCGTAAAGCTGTGGAGCAGGCCAAGCCGGTGCTGCTGGAGCCCATCATGAACGTGGAGATAACGGTACCGGAACAGTTCATGGGCGATATCATGGGTGACTTGAACAGCCGTCGCGGTCGTATCCTGGGTATGGAACCCCAGGGTAAAAACCAGGTTATCCGCGCCCAGGTACCCCTGGCCGAGATGTACCGTTACGCCATTGATTTGAAATCCATCACCCAGGCCCGCGGCCACTTCAAAATGGACTTCGCCCAATACGAAGAGGTCCCGGCCAGCATTGCTGAGAAGATCATCCAGCAGGCCAGGGCTAAGAAAGAGGCGTAG
- a CDS encoding putative polysaccharide biosynthesis protein, translated as MATTSIWQGAAVLMLASLLNRILSFGYRMLVVRYIGAEGMGLYEMVFPFYSLVLMVATAGVPVALAKLTAERVALGQWGKVRSVFRLSLLFLTASGLLASLVLWRLAPVLTGRMFADSRVYQAFMVMLLALPVVCVCSAFRGYFQGWQLMRPVALAQVIEQFVRVSAGLFLGIYLLPYGVAMAAAGLAAGMVLGEVAGLGISMLIFNMARPYHDLAVGQASSLRVDILPLTRLAIPVMLARVAGGIMLTLEALLIPRQLQAWGVTVSEATTIYGQYAGIAFTLIYLPMVITVALAIAMVPAIAEARAIGDFELLNKRCRQALKLTIYSSLPFAIAFYLFASPICNLVFATPGAGIPLKILAWGCIFIYLEQTTVGILNGLGAMPTILWTTLAGGIVDLLGIYYLTPIMGITGAALGVNLGAALTAILNLLALARLTGFRLDFRTFIYWPAVAGAGMFLGASLLWVLLAAAPDLWRLLQSLAGSGLLYLLILLGGGEITPAHFYLFPWPGHRNGK; from the coding sequence ATGGCCACTACATCCATCTGGCAAGGGGCTGCTGTCCTAATGCTGGCCAGCCTATTAAACCGTATTTTAAGCTTTGGCTATCGCATGCTGGTGGTGCGCTATATCGGGGCCGAAGGGATGGGCCTCTATGAGATGGTTTTTCCCTTTTATAGCCTGGTGCTGATGGTGGCTACGGCCGGCGTACCTGTGGCTCTGGCCAAATTGACGGCCGAAAGGGTGGCCCTGGGGCAGTGGGGAAAAGTACGTAGCGTCTTTCGTCTCTCCCTGCTATTTTTGACGGCCAGCGGTCTGCTGGCATCCCTGGTGCTATGGCGGCTGGCCCCGGTACTTACCGGGAGAATGTTTGCCGATAGCCGGGTTTACCAGGCCTTTATGGTCATGCTCCTGGCCCTGCCGGTGGTTTGTGTTTGCTCGGCCTTTCGAGGTTATTTTCAGGGCTGGCAGCTGATGCGACCTGTAGCCCTGGCCCAGGTCATAGAACAATTCGTACGGGTTAGTGCCGGGCTCTTCCTGGGTATCTATCTATTACCCTACGGGGTGGCCATGGCTGCTGCCGGTCTGGCGGCGGGGATGGTCCTGGGGGAGGTGGCGGGATTGGGAATCAGTATGTTGATCTTTAACATGGCCCGGCCCTACCATGATCTCGCCGTCGGCCAGGCGAGCTCCTTACGGGTCGATATCTTACCCCTCACCCGCCTGGCCATTCCGGTAATGCTGGCCCGGGTGGCTGGAGGTATTATGTTAACTCTTGAAGCCCTCCTCATTCCGCGCCAGCTCCAGGCCTGGGGGGTTACCGTCAGCGAAGCCACGACCATTTACGGCCAGTACGCCGGCATCGCTTTTACTTTAATCTACCTGCCCATGGTAATTACCGTCGCCCTGGCTATAGCCATGGTCCCGGCTATTGCTGAAGCCCGGGCTATTGGGGATTTCGAGCTTTTAAATAAACGCTGCCGGCAGGCTTTGAAACTGACCATTTATAGCAGCCTGCCCTTTGCCATTGCCTTTTATCTCTTTGCTTCTCCTATCTGCAACCTGGTCTTCGCTACCCCCGGGGCTGGTATACCCCTGAAAATCCTCGCCTGGGGGTGTATCTTTATCTACCTGGAGCAGACTACAGTCGGTATCCTGAACGGCCTGGGGGCCATGCCCACCATCCTCTGGACGACCCTGGCCGGGGGGATTGTCGACCTCCTGGGGATCTATTATCTGACACCGATAATGGGGATTACCGGTGCGGCCCTGGGCGTCAACCTGGGAGCCGCCCTTACGGCTATCCTGAACCTCCTGGCCCTGGCCCGGCTGACCGGTTTTCGCCTGGATTTCCGGACCTTTATTTACTGGCCGGCGGTGGCCGGCGCGGGAATGTTCCTGGGAGCCTCCCTCCTCTGGGTGCTACTGGCGGCAGCACCGGACTTATGGCGCCTCCTCCAGTCCCTGGCGGGCAGCGGCCTCCTCTACCTGTTGATCCTTTTGGGAGGTGGGGAAATAACCCCCGCGCATTTCTACCTCTTCCCCTGGCCGGGCCACAGAAATGGTAAATAG
- the surE gene encoding 5'/3'-nucleotidase SurE, whose product MFILITNDDGIHAPGLKALSRVLALIGKVAVVAPEKERSAIGHGITMHKPLRATAVPWEGPVETALAVNGTPADCVKLALDALLDEEPDLVVSGINLGGNLGTDVLYSGTVSGAIEGCINGRPSLAVSLAGEGQLDFSFAAAFTGRLVETIMNRSLPEGTLLNVNIPYLPEEDIQGITITRLGRRRYLNTVTRRLDPRGRAYYWLAGDVADLDQEADTDIGALGRGMISLTPLQLDLTNYSFQKELAGYLPFLWPGQGKR is encoded by the coding sequence TTGTTTATCCTAATCACGAATGACGACGGTATCCATGCTCCGGGTCTTAAAGCCTTAAGCAGAGTCCTGGCGCTAATAGGTAAAGTAGCAGTGGTCGCCCCCGAGAAGGAACGCAGCGCCATTGGCCATGGTATAACCATGCATAAACCCCTGCGGGCTACTGCGGTCCCCTGGGAAGGGCCTGTAGAAACGGCCCTGGCCGTCAATGGTACCCCAGCTGATTGCGTTAAACTGGCCCTGGATGCCCTCCTGGATGAGGAGCCGGACCTGGTAGTCTCCGGCATCAACCTGGGTGGTAACCTGGGTACGGACGTTCTTTATTCCGGCACCGTCTCGGGAGCCATCGAGGGCTGCATTAACGGCCGTCCTTCCCTGGCGGTATCCCTGGCCGGCGAGGGCCAGCTGGATTTCTCCTTCGCCGCCGCTTTTACCGGCCGCCTGGTGGAGACCATAATGAACCGCAGTCTCCCCGAGGGCACCCTGTTAAATGTTAATATTCCCTACCTGCCAGAAGAAGATATCCAGGGTATAACCATCACCCGCCTGGGACGACGCCGTTACCTTAACACTGTGACCCGTCGCCTGGACCCCCGGGGGCGGGCTTACTACTGGCTGGCCGGGGATGTTGCCGACCTGGACCAGGAAGCCGACACTGATATCGGCGCCCTGGGACGGGGAATGATCTCCCTTACCCCCCTGCAGCTTGATTTAACCAATTACTCCTTTCAAAAAGAACTGGCCGGCTATTTACCATTTCTGTGGCCCGGCCAGGGGAAGAGGTAG
- a CDS encoding YpmA family protein, which translates to MRLLATRSFTSNDELYKVVDLLNKTLKEYRLMFGLAQDAEGRTMIMSIYEV; encoded by the coding sequence ATGCGCCTGCTGGCTACCCGGAGCTTTACCAGCAACGATGAACTCTATAAGGTTGTTGACCTGCTGAATAAGACCCTGAAGGAATATCGCTTGATGTTCGGCCTGGCCCAGGACGCCGAAGGCCGGACCATGATCATGTCCATTTATGAGGTGTAA